A window of Haliscomenobacter hydrossis DSM 1100 contains these coding sequences:
- a CDS encoding M3 family oligoendopeptidase: MRNLPATTTTACTAYTVPALPQTWEDVEPTFTQLLKRPIHSVQDLSNWIIERSNLEAQLGETISWAYIKLSADSQSQAANQRYQYVIQEILPKLDPLDQALNKKLVESPYLNQLDARRYEIYLRNTQASVDLFQEENVALNTDVQLKTKEYARIFSQMMIGMDGKQMTLQQANTILEEPNRQRRRNIYHKINRRILQDTAQLDQLFDELLQKRHAIACNAGMDNYRDYAFQELGRFDYTPADCHDFHQAVKAEVLPILNELYLTRKQNLKVTQLRPWDLNADTAGQAPLHPFKDTNELLHKGIQCLEQVNPEYAQIIRLIQHNGFLDLASRPGKRPGGYNMPLQATRMPFVFMNATNALGDLRTFMHESGHAIHFFLTRDYPLLFDRKFTFEVAELAAMTMELLSMDHWHLFFSNEADLRRAKITQLEHVLKVLPWIATIDQFQHWLYTHPNHTQEERRAKWTESFHAFTPGVLDYSSLEQYIENLWHKQLHLFEVPFYYIEYGFAQLGAIALWRQYRENPEQAVAAFTRAMRLGNTRSIREIYAEAGIRFDFSQEYVRDLGTFVREEMENLMRC; this comes from the coding sequence ATGCGTAATCTACCGGCGACCACGACCACAGCCTGTACGGCCTATACCGTACCTGCACTTCCACAAACATGGGAGGATGTAGAACCTACATTCACCCAATTGCTCAAGCGTCCCATCCATTCGGTGCAAGACCTGAGCAATTGGATCATTGAGCGCAGTAATCTCGAGGCTCAGCTTGGAGAAACGATCAGTTGGGCTTACATTAAACTTTCGGCAGATAGTCAAAGTCAAGCAGCCAACCAACGTTACCAATATGTTATCCAGGAAATCTTGCCCAAATTAGATCCTCTTGATCAAGCCTTGAACAAAAAACTGGTAGAGTCGCCCTATTTGAACCAGTTGGATGCCCGTCGGTACGAAATTTATTTGCGCAATACTCAGGCTTCAGTGGACTTGTTTCAGGAAGAGAACGTCGCTCTCAATACTGATGTACAACTCAAAACCAAAGAATACGCCCGAATTTTTTCTCAAATGATGATTGGCATGGATGGCAAACAAATGACTCTTCAGCAAGCCAATACCATTTTAGAAGAACCCAATCGCCAGCGTCGTCGCAACATTTACCATAAAATCAATCGACGCATCTTACAGGATACGGCTCAATTGGACCAATTGTTTGATGAGTTGCTGCAAAAACGCCATGCCATTGCCTGCAATGCGGGGATGGACAATTACCGGGACTATGCGTTTCAGGAGTTGGGGCGTTTTGATTACACCCCAGCCGATTGCCACGATTTTCATCAGGCGGTTAAGGCCGAAGTTTTGCCCATTTTGAATGAATTGTACCTCACCCGCAAACAAAACCTCAAGGTCACGCAATTGCGTCCCTGGGACTTGAATGCGGATACTGCCGGACAAGCCCCTTTGCATCCGTTTAAGGATACCAACGAATTGCTGCACAAGGGCATTCAATGCCTGGAGCAGGTCAACCCGGAATACGCCCAAATCATCCGTTTGATTCAGCACAATGGGTTCTTGGATCTGGCTTCACGCCCCGGAAAACGCCCTGGGGGCTACAACATGCCTTTGCAGGCCACGCGGATGCCCTTTGTGTTTATGAATGCGACCAACGCGCTGGGTGATTTGCGCACCTTCATGCACGAAAGTGGCCACGCCATCCATTTTTTCCTCACCCGCGATTATCCTTTATTATTTGATCGGAAATTTACATTTGAAGTAGCCGAACTGGCCGCCATGACCATGGAATTGCTTTCAATGGACCACTGGCACCTCTTTTTTTCCAACGAAGCTGACCTGCGCCGGGCCAAAATTACTCAACTGGAGCACGTGCTCAAGGTTTTGCCCTGGATTGCCACCATCGACCAGTTCCAACACTGGTTGTATACCCACCCCAATCATACCCAGGAGGAGCGCCGCGCCAAATGGACCGAAAGTTTCCACGCTTTCACGCCTGGTGTACTGGATTACTCCAGCCTCGAACAATACATCGAAAATCTCTGGCACAAACAGCTTCACTTGTTTGAAGTGCCATTTTATTACATCGAATACGGTTTTGCACAGTTGGGGGCCATCGCCTTATGGCGGCAGTACCGCGAAAACCCGGAACAAGCCGTAGCAGCCTTTACCCGCGCCATGCGCCTGGGCAATACCCGCTCGATTCGGGAGATTTATGCCGAAGCAGGCATTCGTTTTGATTTTTCGCAGGAATATGTGCGGGATTTGGGGACTTTTGTAAGGGAGGAGATGGAGAATTTAATGCGCTGTTGA
- a CDS encoding DUF5606 domain-containing protein encodes MKIKGLVAVSGLPGLFKMVANRNNGLIVEDLANGKRRFASVRQHQFTPLESIGIYTNDGETSELKIVFQSMLDKLETVPMPTLSDTGDKLHLYFAQILPDYDRDRVHTGDIKKAVKWFAHLHELGYTMMEEDEEEEVDETEGAVESDTAEIETMEAVDVEEEAKKDE; translated from the coding sequence ATGAAAATTAAGGGTTTAGTAGCGGTGAGCGGTTTGCCGGGTCTATTCAAAATGGTTGCCAATCGCAACAATGGTTTGATTGTAGAAGACCTGGCCAACGGCAAAAGACGCTTTGCTTCAGTACGGCAACATCAATTTACGCCACTTGAATCCATCGGCATTTATACGAATGATGGCGAAACATCCGAATTGAAAATTGTATTCCAAAGTATGCTCGATAAACTGGAAACAGTGCCGATGCCTACTTTGAGCGATACTGGCGATAAGCTGCATCTGTACTTCGCGCAGATCCTCCCCGACTACGACCGCGACCGTGTTCATACTGGCGACATCAAAAAGGCAGTCAAATGGTTTGCACATTTGCACGAACTTGGCTACACCATGATGGAAGAAGATGAAGAAGAAGAAGTAGATGAGACTGAAGGAGCAGTAGAATCTGACACGGCAGAAATTGAAACAATGGAAGCGGTGGATGTGGAGGAGGAAGCGAAAAAAGATGAATAG
- a CDS encoding c-type cytochrome, whose protein sequence is MKTNQYQEEQQEMNEEMLAAVAKLTRAGFLLLIVLIVLFWQNYTLIFKKDVPDKTLTSIDYILPITLSETAQKGKTIFIANCAACHNKNMRDDLTGPALGGVKEKWAAYPRQDLYKWIRNSQAMIQQKHPRALALWKDWNPTIMNSFNSLKDDDIDAIFAYVEEVYAAR, encoded by the coding sequence ATGAAAACCAATCAGTACCAGGAAGAACAACAAGAAATGAATGAAGAAATGCTGGCCGCCGTTGCGAAACTGACCCGTGCTGGCTTTTTGCTCTTGATTGTGCTAATTGTACTCTTCTGGCAAAATTACACCCTGATTTTTAAGAAAGATGTACCGGACAAGACACTGACATCCATCGACTATATACTTCCAATAACCTTAAGTGAAACTGCGCAAAAAGGGAAAACTATTTTTATAGCCAATTGTGCTGCATGTCACAACAAAAACATGCGGGATGACCTTACCGGCCCGGCTTTGGGTGGGGTGAAGGAAAAATGGGCAGCTTATCCACGCCAAGACTTGTACAAATGGATACGCAATTCACAAGCGATGATTCAGCAAAAACATCCCCGGGCTTTGGCGCTGTGGAAAGATTGGAACCCGACCATTATGAATAGTTTTAACAGCCTGAAAGATGATGACATTGACGCAATTTTTGCGTATGTCGAGGAAGTTTATGCTGCGCGTTGA